In Arthrobacter sp. StoSoilB5, one genomic interval encodes:
- a CDS encoding amidohydrolase family protein has protein sequence MNTLIRAVRPWGKTLSDVTVSAGEAGAKITAVEPHDPAGTVPAGTTVVEGRGRLLLPSFSDVHVHLDSTRIGLPFREHTGGPGVWTMMMNDRQNWRNAEVPLQDRVNETLGRMIARGTTRVRSYAQVDVDCRLERFDAVAAAKEKFAGRASVDIIAFPQAGLLLEEGTVELMEEALKAGANVMGGIDPCMLDRDPAKHLDIVFGLAEKYQVPIDIHLHEPGELGVFSTDLVLERTRALGMQGKVTMSHAYQLGSVNEATTRRLIDAFAELDVSMASVAPAAAGQLPIPLLTEAGVRLGLGEDGQRDYWSPYGNTDMLDRTWQLAFTHGFRKDELIEHCLAIATIGGASILDPGATRLKDTAHRPGVDVGDPAELLLVDGETVASTVMDRGKDRTVIHAGKVVADQLELV, from the coding sequence TTGAACACCCTGATCCGCGCCGTCCGCCCTTGGGGAAAGACGCTCAGCGACGTCACCGTTAGCGCCGGTGAAGCTGGCGCCAAGATCACCGCCGTCGAGCCCCACGACCCCGCGGGAACCGTTCCCGCGGGCACCACTGTGGTGGAAGGACGCGGACGCCTCCTGCTGCCGTCATTCTCCGATGTCCACGTGCACTTGGACTCCACCCGGATTGGCCTTCCCTTCCGGGAGCACACCGGCGGTCCGGGTGTGTGGACCATGATGATGAACGATCGGCAGAACTGGCGCAATGCCGAGGTCCCGCTGCAGGACCGCGTCAACGAGACCCTGGGCCGGATGATCGCGCGGGGAACTACGCGTGTTCGTTCCTATGCGCAGGTTGACGTGGACTGCCGCCTGGAGCGTTTCGACGCCGTTGCCGCCGCCAAGGAAAAGTTCGCCGGCCGGGCTTCCGTGGACATCATCGCCTTCCCGCAGGCTGGATTGTTGCTTGAGGAGGGCACGGTAGAGCTCATGGAAGAAGCATTGAAAGCCGGCGCCAATGTCATGGGCGGCATCGATCCCTGCATGTTGGACCGGGATCCGGCGAAGCACCTGGACATCGTGTTCGGCCTGGCCGAGAAGTACCAGGTTCCCATCGATATCCACTTGCATGAGCCCGGCGAATTGGGCGTCTTCAGCACCGACCTCGTGCTGGAACGCACCCGGGCACTGGGCATGCAGGGCAAGGTCACCATGTCCCACGCATATCAATTGGGCAGCGTGAACGAGGCAACCACCCGCAGGCTCATCGACGCCTTTGCCGAGCTGGATGTTTCCATGGCCTCGGTTGCGCCTGCTGCCGCCGGTCAGTTACCTATTCCGCTCCTCACCGAAGCCGGCGTGCGGCTCGGCCTGGGCGAGGACGGACAGCGCGACTACTGGTCCCCCTACGGCAACACGGACATGCTGGACCGGACGTGGCAGCTTGCCTTCACCCATGGCTTCCGCAAGGACGAGCTAATCGAGCACTGCCTGGCCATTGCCACGATCGGCGGCGCGAGCATCCTTGACCCGGGCGCTACGCGGCTGAAGGACACGGCCCACCGGCCCGGCGTCGACGTCGGAGATCCAGCCGAGTTGCTCTTGGTGGACGGCGAAACAGTGGCGTCCACGGTCATGGACCGCGGCAAGGACCGTACGGTGATCCACGCCGGCAAGGTGGTGGCAGACCAGCTGGAACTGGTCTAG
- a CDS encoding oligopeptide/dipeptide ABC transporter ATP-binding protein, with protein MEHQPILQVENLQKHFPLKGGLLPGAAKRSVKAVDGVSFSLARGQTLGLVGESGCGKSTTGRMVARLMDPTGGRIVVDGVDISELRGRDLYNFRRKVQMIFQDPFASLNPRQTVGTAIAAPMVAQKINPQGGLKNRVKELLDQVGLKPEHYNRFPHEFSGGQRQRVGIARAISLNPSVIVCDEPVSALDVSVQAQVVNLLQQIQRDTGVSYIFIAHDLSVVRHISHEVAVMYLGKIVEQGPRDELFQNPLHPYTKALLSAVPLPDPRAAREQVKIRLRGDLPSPANPPSGCVFRTRCPLIGTLPEEQRQRCINEIPTPAMAAAPACHHTGMAAAVLAGVQ; from the coding sequence ATGGAACATCAGCCAATTCTCCAGGTGGAGAACCTCCAGAAGCACTTCCCGCTCAAGGGCGGCCTCCTTCCGGGTGCCGCTAAGCGATCGGTCAAAGCGGTCGACGGCGTCTCCTTCAGTCTCGCTCGAGGCCAGACTTTGGGGCTCGTGGGTGAGTCGGGCTGCGGTAAGTCCACCACCGGGCGCATGGTGGCGCGGCTCATGGACCCCACGGGCGGGCGGATAGTGGTCGATGGCGTCGACATCAGCGAGCTGCGTGGACGGGATCTGTATAACTTCCGGCGCAAAGTCCAGATGATCTTCCAGGACCCCTTCGCTTCCCTGAACCCCCGCCAAACCGTGGGTACCGCAATCGCGGCTCCCATGGTGGCGCAGAAGATCAATCCGCAAGGCGGACTCAAGAACCGGGTGAAGGAACTCTTGGACCAGGTGGGACTCAAGCCGGAGCACTACAACCGTTTCCCGCATGAATTCTCGGGTGGGCAGCGGCAGCGCGTGGGCATCGCCCGGGCCATCTCGCTGAACCCTTCCGTGATCGTGTGCGACGAGCCCGTCTCCGCGCTGGACGTTTCCGTGCAGGCGCAGGTAGTGAACCTCCTGCAGCAAATCCAACGCGACACCGGCGTTTCCTACATCTTCATCGCCCACGACCTCTCCGTGGTCCGGCACATTTCCCACGAAGTTGCAGTGATGTACCTGGGCAAGATCGTGGAACAGGGGCCTCGCGATGAGCTCTTCCAGAACCCGCTGCACCCCTACACGAAGGCCCTGCTCTCGGCGGTGCCCCTTCCGGACCCACGGGCCGCCCGCGAGCAAGTGAAGATCCGTCTCCGCGGAGACCTTCCGTCGCCGGCCAATCCGCCCAGCGGCTGTGTCTTCCGGACCCGCTGCCCGTTGATCGGCACGCTTCCCGAGGAACAACGCCAACGGTGCATCAACGAGATTCCAACACCGGCCATGGCCGCCGCGCCTGCCTGCCACCACACAGGTATGGCCGCGGCAGTCCTGGCTGGCGTGCAATAG
- a CDS encoding ABC transporter ATP-binding protein: protein MTYTPLTSSPARPTGATATAPFLEVRDLTVKFPTDDGLVSAVNGMDFTLERGQTLGIVGESGSGKSVTSQALMGLLKGTSALVTGQAMFQGRDLVALPESAMRQLRGRNIGMIFQDPLSALHPFYTVGHQIAEAYLVHNKASKKQARTAAVDMLGRVGIPSPEQRFDEYPHHFSGGMRQRAMIAMALICEPELLIADEPTTALDVTVQAQILDLMSELQEETNSALILITHDLGVVAEVCNDVLVMYGGQCVESGPVDEIFYDTQHPYTLGLLNSMPTLNSAASQLNPIPGQPPSLLDLPKGCIFSARCQYAELVADGLCAKQRPELKVEDGHGKRCHLSGPQIITIRNSR from the coding sequence ATGACATACACGCCACTGACGTCATCGCCTGCCCGCCCCACGGGCGCCACGGCCACCGCACCCTTCTTGGAGGTCCGCGACCTCACCGTGAAATTCCCTACTGACGACGGCCTGGTTTCTGCGGTCAACGGCATGGACTTCACGCTCGAGCGCGGACAGACCCTGGGCATCGTAGGCGAATCCGGCTCAGGGAAGTCCGTGACCAGCCAGGCCCTCATGGGCCTCCTCAAGGGCACTTCCGCGCTGGTCACCGGGCAAGCCATGTTCCAAGGCAGGGATCTGGTGGCCCTCCCCGAGTCAGCCATGCGGCAACTCCGTGGCCGCAACATCGGCATGATCTTCCAGGATCCTCTCTCCGCCCTACACCCCTTCTACACCGTGGGCCACCAGATCGCCGAGGCGTACCTGGTCCACAACAAGGCGAGCAAGAAGCAGGCCCGGACTGCCGCCGTCGACATGCTGGGAAGGGTGGGTATCCCCAGTCCCGAGCAGCGCTTCGACGAGTACCCCCACCATTTCTCCGGTGGCATGCGCCAGCGTGCCATGATCGCCATGGCGCTGATCTGCGAGCCCGAGCTGTTGATCGCCGATGAACCCACCACAGCGCTGGATGTCACTGTTCAGGCGCAGATCCTGGACCTCATGTCCGAGCTCCAGGAGGAAACCAACTCGGCGCTCATCCTCATCACGCACGATCTTGGCGTGGTGGCCGAGGTCTGCAACGACGTTCTGGTCATGTACGGCGGGCAGTGCGTCGAATCCGGTCCCGTTGACGAGATCTTCTACGACACCCAGCACCCATACACTTTGGGCCTGCTGAACTCGATGCCCACACTGAACAGCGCTGCGAGCCAGCTGAACCCCATACCCGGCCAGCCGCCGTCGCTCCTTGACCTGCCCAAGGGCTGCATCTTCAGCGCCCGGTGCCAGTACGCCGAACTCGTCGCCGACGGCCTGTGCGCAAAGCAGCGGCCCGAACTGAAGGTTGAAGATGGGCACGGCAAGCGCTGCCATTTGAGCGGCCCGCAGATCATCACCATCCGGAATTCGCGTTAG
- a CDS encoding ABC transporter permease, producing MMTFILRRTGSLVLLLAAVSFITFTLFQLGPSDPAAAACGQECTPERVAEARVALGMDQPFFIQYIDYMRGLFSPRMIGAPGAQTLCEWPCLGKSFQTNENVAGIIARSLPYTFSMAIGALILWTITGVGLGLLAALRKGSPVDKFIVGAASVGVSLPIPVTGLFLLLLFVNQLHLLPFTTNEINSPFGPQGPGAWVANYILPWIALAVLFSASYIRVTRTNMIETFGEDFIRTARAKGLAPRTVTFKHGVRAGITPVVTMLGMDIGLLLGGAVLTEQIFSVPGLGFTAVHAAISGDLPVTMAITMLAAFFVIVANVLVDLAYAAIDPRVRLQ from the coding sequence ATGATGACTTTCATTCTTCGCAGGACCGGATCGTTGGTCCTGCTGCTTGCCGCCGTCAGTTTCATCACGTTCACACTGTTCCAACTTGGTCCCTCAGATCCTGCCGCGGCCGCCTGCGGACAGGAATGCACGCCGGAGCGCGTGGCTGAAGCCCGCGTTGCCCTCGGTATGGACCAGCCTTTCTTTATCCAGTACATCGACTACATGCGCGGCCTTTTCTCGCCCCGCATGATTGGTGCGCCCGGAGCACAGACCCTTTGCGAATGGCCTTGCCTGGGCAAGTCCTTCCAGACCAACGAGAACGTGGCTGGCATCATTGCCCGCTCACTTCCCTACACCTTTTCCATGGCCATTGGGGCCCTGATCCTGTGGACCATCACCGGCGTCGGGCTGGGCCTTCTAGCCGCCCTGCGCAAGGGTTCGCCCGTTGACAAATTCATCGTCGGCGCCGCCTCCGTAGGCGTCTCCCTGCCCATCCCCGTCACCGGCCTGTTCCTGCTGCTGTTGTTCGTCAACCAACTGCATTTGCTGCCGTTCACGACAAACGAGATCAACAGTCCATTTGGTCCGCAGGGTCCAGGGGCCTGGGTTGCGAACTACATCCTTCCTTGGATCGCTCTGGCAGTCCTGTTCAGTGCTTCCTACATCCGCGTCACCCGCACCAACATGATCGAAACGTTCGGCGAGGACTTCATCCGGACTGCACGGGCAAAGGGCCTGGCACCCCGGACCGTCACCTTCAAACACGGAGTCCGGGCGGGAATTACACCCGTGGTCACCATGCTGGGCATGGACATCGGGCTGTTGCTGGGCGGGGCTGTCCTCACCGAACAGATCTTCTCCGTCCCGGGCCTGGGATTCACTGCCGTGCATGCGGCCATCTCAGGCGATCTTCCCGTCACCATGGCCATTACCATGCTGGCCGCCTTCTTCGTCATCGTCGCCAATGTTCTGGTGGACCTCGCATACGCCGCCATCGATCCCCGAGTGAGGCTCCAATGA
- a CDS encoding ABC transporter substrate-binding protein yields the protein MKTPTRALALSVLIAVAATGCSAGQSTPNSSKQAESVTELAPVVVKSGFNAKGGNIDVLMSSDFQTLDPGNSNYVQTANVGQLYYRTLTMAKETAGQPPTVVPDLATDTGKPSDDGLSWTFTLKEGVKFEDGTPITSADIKYGVERTFAQDVFTQAPQELNAALDAGGYKGPYKDPAAVLKAVETPDDRTIVFHLKKPFAEFPALASRSNTAPVPKAKDTKLDYTNHPVSSGPYMVESYNRGKSLKLVRNPHWDPATDSNRTALPDTFSFSLSTSQATISQQLLADSDPNAITLDSNGALQTSDSAKLADAKVKDRVASGLLGCNDVLSLNTEKIKDPDVRKAIALALDRQSILVQYGGRRFGEITQSPLNSKMRGYVETELELDPAGKPKLEEAKKLLEGKDYPKTLTYGYANNRDAFKNTGTVVQQNLKALGIDVELVAIPAPNYYSVLASEQLPDMGRSGWCGGADPASVRTSADPILGPNNDGTSYGFSNTSRYFDPQVSKAMFDLRNSEGTSEELGKKWSEAFGAALKTYPIVPLIRSHTNSVVGSNVRNAQVGYFFGGIDLSIVGVEH from the coding sequence ATGAAAACCCCCACGAGAGCACTGGCGCTTTCCGTGCTGATCGCCGTGGCCGCCACCGGCTGCAGTGCAGGGCAAAGTACGCCCAATAGTTCCAAGCAGGCCGAGTCCGTTACCGAGTTGGCACCAGTGGTGGTGAAGTCCGGTTTCAACGCCAAGGGCGGCAACATCGATGTCCTGATGTCCTCCGACTTCCAAACCCTCGACCCGGGCAACAGCAACTACGTCCAGACCGCCAATGTCGGCCAGTTGTACTACCGCACGCTGACCATGGCCAAGGAAACAGCAGGCCAGCCGCCAACGGTGGTCCCGGACCTCGCCACGGACACCGGCAAGCCATCCGATGATGGCCTCAGCTGGACGTTCACGCTCAAGGAAGGCGTGAAGTTTGAGGACGGGACTCCCATTACCTCCGCCGACATCAAGTACGGAGTGGAGCGCACCTTCGCCCAGGACGTCTTCACCCAGGCGCCGCAAGAGTTGAATGCGGCGCTCGACGCCGGCGGGTACAAAGGGCCTTACAAGGATCCTGCCGCTGTGCTCAAGGCCGTTGAAACGCCCGATGACCGCACGATCGTCTTCCACTTGAAGAAGCCTTTCGCCGAGTTCCCGGCCCTGGCCTCCCGTTCCAATACCGCGCCGGTCCCCAAGGCCAAGGACACCAAGCTGGACTACACCAACCACCCGGTCTCCTCCGGCCCGTACATGGTGGAGTCCTACAACCGTGGCAAGTCATTGAAGTTGGTCCGCAATCCGCACTGGGACCCCGCTACGGACTCCAACCGCACTGCGCTGCCGGACACGTTCAGTTTCTCCCTCTCCACCTCGCAGGCCACCATCAGCCAGCAGTTGCTCGCTGACTCTGATCCGAACGCCATCACCCTCGATTCCAACGGTGCGTTGCAGACCTCCGACTCCGCCAAGCTGGCAGACGCGAAGGTCAAGGACCGTGTGGCGTCCGGGCTCCTTGGCTGCAACGACGTCCTGAGCCTGAACACGGAAAAGATCAAGGACCCCGACGTTCGCAAGGCCATCGCCCTGGCCTTGGACCGCCAGTCCATCCTGGTCCAGTACGGTGGACGACGCTTCGGCGAGATCACCCAGAGCCCGCTCAATTCCAAGATGCGCGGCTACGTTGAGACCGAGCTGGAACTGGATCCGGCGGGCAAACCGAAACTGGAGGAGGCCAAGAAGCTCCTGGAAGGCAAGGACTACCCCAAGACCCTGACGTACGGATATGCCAACAACCGTGACGCTTTCAAGAACACCGGCACCGTGGTCCAGCAGAACCTGAAAGCCCTGGGCATCGATGTTGAGCTGGTAGCCATCCCCGCTCCGAACTACTATTCGGTCCTTGCCAGCGAGCAGCTTCCAGACATGGGCCGTTCAGGCTGGTGTGGTGGTGCTGATCCGGCGTCCGTACGCACGTCGGCTGATCCGATCCTGGGTCCGAACAACGACGGCACGAGCTATGGCTTCTCCAACACGTCCCGCTACTTCGATCCCCAGGTTTCCAAGGCCATGTTCGATCTCCGCAATTCGGAAGGCACCTCCGAGGAACTCGGCAAGAAGTGGTCCGAGGCCTTCGGCGCGGCCCTGAAGACGTACCCCATCGTCCCGCTCATCCGCAGCCACACCAACAGCGTGGTGGGCTCAAACGTCCGTAATGCACAGGTGGGCTACTTCTTCGGCGGGATCGACCTCTCGATCGTCGGCGTCGAGCACTAA
- a CDS encoding ABC transporter permease: MTQLQSIEPNTGSPPQLPAASPEDKAVAPAEARSLLATAWMRIRRSKIALLSLCVVVAIMLFAILAPVLSALSGNDPFTSNTSPEVLDDFQTPGLPLPGYMYPSAGHWLGVEPGLGRDLFARLAYGGQVSLTIALLSTAVSVVLGTVLGAAAGYFGGKTDAIISRIMDLFLAFPHLLLVLSLTPILQSRLRDTPLGEGSFLPMASLVIILGFFGWAYLARIVRGQVLSLREREFVEAARSFGASHLSVLFRQIIPNVMGVVLVYATMLIPTNISAEAALSFLGVGVKDPTPSWGQMLNAAQSGNWYLSDPWFLAVPGVMLIVTVLAFNLLGDAVRDALDPKASRH; the protein is encoded by the coding sequence TTGACCCAGCTACAGTCCATCGAACCGAATACCGGCAGTCCGCCGCAGCTTCCGGCAGCGTCGCCGGAGGACAAGGCAGTGGCACCTGCCGAGGCGCGCTCACTGCTCGCTACCGCCTGGATGAGGATCCGGCGCAGCAAGATTGCCCTCCTCAGCCTGTGCGTAGTGGTGGCCATCATGCTGTTCGCCATCCTGGCCCCAGTACTCAGCGCGCTGTCCGGCAATGACCCCTTCACGTCCAACACCAGCCCGGAGGTACTGGACGACTTCCAGACGCCTGGCCTGCCGCTCCCCGGCTACATGTATCCATCGGCCGGGCACTGGTTGGGCGTCGAACCCGGCCTTGGCCGCGATCTCTTCGCCAGGCTTGCATACGGTGGGCAGGTCTCCCTCACCATCGCCCTGCTGTCCACTGCCGTTTCCGTAGTTCTAGGAACAGTACTGGGCGCTGCCGCAGGCTACTTCGGTGGCAAGACCGACGCCATCATCAGCCGCATCATGGATCTGTTCCTCGCCTTCCCGCACCTCCTACTCGTGCTCTCGCTGACGCCGATCCTGCAGTCACGCCTCCGGGACACACCGCTGGGTGAAGGTAGCTTCCTGCCCATGGCCTCGCTGGTGATCATCCTCGGATTCTTCGGCTGGGCATACCTGGCCCGCATCGTCCGTGGCCAGGTGTTGAGCCTCCGGGAACGCGAATTCGTGGAAGCCGCCCGTTCCTTCGGCGCCTCCCACCTGAGTGTCCTGTTCCGCCAGATCATCCCCAACGTCATGGGAGTCGTCCTGGTGTACGCCACCATGTTGATCCCCACCAACATCTCCGCAGAAGCGGCCCTCTCCTTCCTGGGCGTCGGCGTCAAGGACCCCACACCGTCGTGGGGCCAGATGCTGAACGCCGCACAGTCCGGCAACTGGTACCTCAGCGACCCGTGGTTCCTGGCCGTGCCTGGCGTCATGCTCATCGTCACCGTCCTGGCGTTCAACCTCCTGGGCGACGCCGTCCGGGACGCCCTGGACCCCAAAGCTTCCCGCCACTGA
- a CDS encoding chlorohydrolase family protein, which produces MPTKATARYILGHHKGQHVLLEDACVVYSGDTIDYVGHNYTGPVDEEHNLGDALLMPGLIDLDALTDIDHLILDSWAGPEQAKGHQWSDDYFRNRRADVFTAEERQQLREYALIQLILHGVTTYMPIASEVHSEWAEPFEELVGMADTSRRLGLRGYLGPAYRSGVNVVLDNGERSVMFDDGRGREGLADALRFIDHAKDLGDPLVAGVLLPCRIETLDIELLKATAAASEERDVLVRLHSLQGLVERELILEWHGVTPLELLDQVGMLTQRLLIPHATYTDRNPAVFGEDRGDLARLAGSGASVIHCPLTSMRYGSTLDSFNAYRAAGINIALGTDSFPPDLIRGIDAGVQLAKILAGSNDAGDLAGYFDAATLGGARALRRPDLGRLEPGAKADMVAFSLGDIRDGVHEDPLRTLTLNGTARQAVLSVVAGRTIMADGLIEGVDLNYWRAKAQELFAKMRNAYALRDALNRPSDELFPPVYARLER; this is translated from the coding sequence GTGCCCACAAAGGCAACTGCCCGCTACATCTTGGGGCACCACAAAGGACAGCACGTGCTGCTGGAGGATGCCTGCGTGGTCTACAGCGGCGACACCATTGACTACGTCGGGCACAACTACACAGGTCCCGTAGACGAGGAACACAACCTCGGTGACGCACTGCTGATGCCTGGCCTAATCGACCTCGATGCCCTCACGGACATCGACCACCTCATCCTGGACAGCTGGGCCGGCCCGGAGCAGGCAAAGGGACACCAGTGGTCCGACGACTACTTCCGCAACCGCCGGGCCGACGTCTTTACCGCTGAGGAACGCCAGCAGCTTCGCGAATACGCCCTCATCCAACTGATCCTGCACGGCGTCACCACTTATATGCCTATCGCATCCGAGGTCCATTCCGAATGGGCAGAGCCTTTCGAGGAACTTGTGGGCATGGCCGATACCAGCCGGCGGCTGGGATTGCGCGGCTACCTTGGGCCCGCATACCGCTCCGGCGTGAACGTCGTGTTGGACAATGGCGAACGCTCGGTAATGTTCGACGACGGCCGCGGCCGCGAGGGGCTGGCGGACGCCTTGCGCTTCATCGACCACGCGAAGGACCTGGGCGATCCCCTGGTCGCAGGCGTACTGCTCCCGTGCCGCATCGAGACCCTTGACATCGAACTGCTCAAAGCCACGGCGGCGGCTTCGGAAGAGCGTGACGTCCTGGTTCGCCTGCACTCGCTTCAGGGACTCGTGGAACGGGAGCTCATCCTCGAATGGCATGGAGTCACGCCCCTTGAACTCCTGGACCAAGTGGGCATGCTCACCCAACGCCTACTGATCCCGCATGCCACCTATACGGACCGCAATCCCGCCGTGTTCGGAGAGGACCGAGGCGACCTGGCCCGGCTGGCAGGCAGCGGCGCCAGCGTCATCCACTGCCCGCTGACGTCCATGCGCTACGGCAGCACCCTGGATTCCTTCAACGCATATAGGGCAGCGGGCATCAATATAGCCCTGGGCACCGACTCCTTCCCGCCGGACCTGATCCGGGGCATCGATGCTGGCGTGCAGCTCGCCAAGATCCTGGCCGGCAGCAACGACGCCGGAGACCTCGCCGGATACTTCGACGCCGCCACGCTTGGAGGTGCCCGAGCACTGCGCCGACCGGATCTTGGCCGGTTGGAGCCCGGCGCCAAAGCGGACATGGTGGCCTTCTCCTTGGGAGACATCCGCGACGGTGTTCACGAGGACCCCTTAAGGACACTCACCCTCAACGGGACAGCGCGCCAGGCAGTGCTCTCAGTGGTGGCCGGCCGGACCATCATGGCCGACGGTCTCATAGAGGGAGTGGACCTGAATTACTGGCGGGCGAAGGCCCAGGAACTCTTCGCCAAGATGCGCAACGCCTACGCGCTCAGGGATGCCCTGAACCGCCCCTCCGACGAGCTGTTTCCACCCGTGTATGCTCGGTTGGAACGCTGA
- a CDS encoding GntR family transcriptional regulator: protein MKGSLTVAEAMPETGNGRDDEARAEHVYQLVLEGIVTGTFAQGARLRERELSEMYSVSRIPVREAIQRLEKDGFVDTFPRRGAVVRQLTLTDVNELFDVRLCLETFAARMAATRVAEGHSGGRLVELMEASNAAIDEDRADDVALISAELHAEIVRLSGNRLLIESVKPLFGRMRWIFGLAHNRSNELQRDEHTELCNAILKGRPDLAYSLAYTHIELGREPVLAGLAETLEP, encoded by the coding sequence ATGAAGGGAAGTTTGACAGTGGCTGAGGCGATGCCGGAAACCGGAAATGGCCGCGATGACGAGGCCCGCGCGGAGCACGTCTACCAACTGGTGTTGGAGGGGATCGTCACGGGCACCTTCGCCCAAGGTGCGCGTTTGCGCGAACGGGAACTGTCCGAGATGTACAGCGTCTCCAGAATCCCGGTCCGCGAAGCCATCCAACGCCTGGAGAAGGACGGCTTCGTGGACACCTTCCCGCGCCGCGGCGCGGTAGTCCGCCAACTCACGCTGACGGACGTCAACGAGCTCTTCGACGTACGCCTTTGCCTGGAAACGTTCGCCGCAAGGATGGCTGCCACCCGTGTTGCAGAGGGCCATTCCGGTGGCCGGCTCGTGGAACTGATGGAAGCCTCCAATGCTGCCATCGACGAGGACCGCGCGGACGACGTCGCCCTGATCAGTGCTGAGCTCCACGCCGAGATCGTGCGCCTTTCCGGCAACAGGCTGTTGATCGAGTCCGTGAAGCCCCTCTTCGGCCGCATGCGCTGGATCTTCGGGTTGGCACACAACCGCAGCAACGAACTCCAGCGGGACGAGCACACGGAACTGTGCAATGCGATTCTGAAAGGCCGTCCGGACCTGGCGTACTCGCTGGCGTACACGCACATTGAACTTGGCCGGGAACCTGTCCTTGCAGGCCTCGCGGAGACCCTGGAACCCTGA
- a CDS encoding DUF4032 domain-containing protein translates to MSEQNEAQWHDEPTDYGQIGKLPRTEAASAQDTAPPASVIGSLNITAAAADPELLDLPWHIALEDWPAENLAALPRGISRHIVRFAHLGGSVIAIKETSEHVARHEYHMLRKLARLDVPCVEPVAVITGRTTADGKPLNPVLVTRHLKFSMPYRALFSQMLRKDTLTRLIDAQALLLVRLHLIGFYWGDVSLSNTLFRRDAGAFAAYLVDAETGELYPDLSMGQREYDLEIARVNIAGELMDLLDGGLIEEKVDPVATSELIMDSYRRLWAELTEKESFELGERWRVGARIRRLNELGFDVEEYAIKTTADGSTIQLQPKVVDAGHHQRRLLRLTGLDAQENQARRLLNDMDQFRADNNPDLDEEISAHAWVSQIFEPIVRSIPRHLAGKLEPAEVVHEVLEHRWYMSQKQDRYIPLAETVQSYLDTVLQHRRDEAAIMLNPDTEMLKILEVEVEESGRYDEVDEYPDADD, encoded by the coding sequence ATGAGCGAGCAAAACGAAGCCCAGTGGCACGACGAACCGACCGACTACGGGCAGATCGGCAAGCTCCCCCGGACTGAAGCGGCCAGCGCACAGGACACTGCACCGCCGGCCAGCGTTATTGGATCCCTTAACATCACCGCTGCGGCGGCGGATCCCGAGCTGCTGGACCTGCCGTGGCATATTGCACTTGAAGATTGGCCGGCGGAAAACCTCGCGGCCCTCCCCCGCGGTATCTCCCGGCACATCGTGCGTTTCGCCCACTTGGGTGGCTCGGTCATCGCCATCAAGGAAACGTCCGAGCACGTGGCCCGCCACGAGTACCACATGCTCCGGAAGCTGGCCCGGCTGGACGTTCCCTGCGTGGAGCCGGTTGCTGTCATCACCGGGCGCACCACCGCGGACGGCAAACCGCTGAACCCGGTGCTGGTCACGCGGCACCTGAAGTTCTCCATGCCGTACCGTGCGCTGTTCTCGCAGATGCTGCGCAAGGACACCCTGACGCGACTCATCGACGCCCAGGCGCTGTTGCTGGTCCGGTTGCACCTCATTGGCTTCTACTGGGGGGACGTCTCGCTCTCCAACACGCTGTTCCGCCGCGACGCCGGCGCGTTTGCCGCTTACCTCGTGGACGCCGAAACCGGCGAGCTGTACCCGGACCTTTCCATGGGCCAGCGCGAGTACGATCTCGAGATTGCCCGCGTCAATATCGCCGGTGAGCTGATGGACCTCCTGGATGGCGGACTCATCGAGGAGAAGGTGGACCCCGTAGCCACCAGTGAGCTCATCATGGACAGCTATCGCCGGCTGTGGGCGGAGCTGACGGAGAAGGAGTCCTTCGAACTCGGCGAGCGCTGGCGCGTGGGAGCACGCATCCGCAGGCTCAATGAGCTCGGCTTCGACGTCGAGGAATACGCCATCAAGACCACAGCGGATGGCTCCACCATCCAGCTGCAGCCAAAAGTCGTCGACGCCGGCCATCACCAGCGGCGCTTGCTGCGGCTTACCGGCCTGGACGCCCAGGAGAACCAGGCCCGCAGGCTGCTGAACGACATGGACCAGTTCCGGGCTGACAACAACCCCGACCTGGACGAGGAAATCAGCGCCCACGCCTGGGTCAGCCAGATCTTCGAGCCGATCGTGCGTTCCATCCCCAGGCACCTCGCCGGCAAGCTGGAGCCGGCTGAAGTAGTGCATGAGGTCCTGGAGCACCGCTGGTACATGAGCCAGAAGCAGGATCGCTACATCCCGCTGGCTGAGACCGTGCAGTCGTACCTGGACACTGTTCTGCAGCACCGCAGGGACGAGGCTGCCATCATGTTGAACCCGGACACCGAGATGCTCAAGATCCTTGAGGTCGAGGTGGAGGAGTCCGGCCGGTACGACGAAGTGGACGAGTACCCGGACGCGGACGACTAA